In Vulpes lagopus strain Blue_001 chromosome 4, ASM1834538v1, whole genome shotgun sequence, the DNA window ACTACAACCCAAGCActtctctctccgtgtgtcttgTGTGGTGTTTCCGCCACGTGCAGCGATATCTTTAGATATTTTACGTAACCCACAAAAGGCAATTACTGCAATTCTTCTCCTGaagtatcctttaaaaatgactaGCATTTCCTCTCAAGTactgtatgatttttaaataaaataaactacaagACCGTAACTGAAATCAGGGAACTGGAATCACAGCACTGAACACGTCACGAGCAAAAGACAACTGGCATCACTCACATCGGAGTCTGGAATGGTAGGTTCTTGCAAATCCTTCCACAGCTTTCTAGGAATAACCTTGACGGGGATGTCGTGGGTCACCACGCGACTGCTGCTCGACACAGATAACTGTCAAGAGAAAAGTTAAAACATATTCTCATAGcgtgaattaaaaaaacagaataactGAAGGATAAATGGAAATGGGTATCCAGATCTAAGTGGAACGGCCTCAGTTTGTTCACCAAAGCACATTCACCAGATATTTAGTGCAGGCCTGTCTGGCTCTTAATCCTGTAACAGGTTAGATGTGTGGGAAGTAACACAGGGTCCCCAAGTTCCAGGGGCACAGGTAGGTCAATGAGCAAGAAAACCAACACCCACAGGGGCATccggggctcagttggtgaagcatctgcctgcagctcaggccatgatcttggggtcctgggatggagccccgagtggggctccctgctcggcgggggtctgcctctccctccgcctctcctcctcccccactgctcaGGTGTACCCATGCTGCAAACATGTGTTTTCTCAAATAactaaacaaataatctttaaaaaaagggaggtgGCTGCATTGAGGGAAGGCGAGGAGGAAGGGCACTGGGCTGCGGGTCTCAGGGAGCCAGAAAGGGAGACATTCCAAATGGAAGCCCGAGGGCCCCCAAAGTCTGGGAGCTGGGAAAGAAGAGGATGCTCCAGGGGACCATGTGGACGGTGGGAGTCGGTGATGTGGCTCTAAGACAGCTGGGGCCAGGCGCGCAGGGTTCTGGACATCATGGTAGGACACGTCAACCCCATCCTGTGGGCCAAGAGAGCCTACAAGGTGTGCGTCCCGAGGACAGCCAGGCAACAGAGGCTTCTGGAAGCAGCACTGAAAGGTGTGCATTCTGGGAGAACGGGAGGTCACCCGAAGGTGTCAGAGGGGACGCAGGGAAGTCCTCCCAAGGTGCAAACAGACAGAGAGCACGATTTGTGCACGAGGTGACTACACCTGTAATGGGAACACGCAGTTGGAAGCGGGGTGGGAGGGCCCTGGCACGGGGAGAGACAGGGTCCCAGCACGCGGCAGGGGCGCAGCACCACTTACACACGAGGGGGCCTGACTCCCGTGGAAAGCAAGTGTCTGCGTGCACATCCCTCCTCTTTGTAAGCCAACTAGCTTCCCGTGCGCTGCTGGAAAGTCCGGATGCACAGCCACTGGTAACTTGGCTGGGGCCGCCTCGCGCTGCCCCCCACTCACCAGCTCTATCGAGACCGTGAGGCACGGAAAGTGCTTGTTAGTCAGCTTGATCTTCAAGGCTCTGGCGTTCTGGGCCGTTTTCAAAGCTCGAGATAAATTTTCCGCGGTTAGGTCTAAGTAGATGGCGTTGTTCTCCGCAGAGATGCCCTCCATCTGGAACTCGCTGAAGAAGTTCTCCTGAGGGAAGGCGAGGAGGGGACCCTGTGGCCTTTCCCAGGGCTCCCGGGGGAGGCACCCCAGCCACCCGCGCCTCTCACCTGCTCCAGCTCACACCACATGCTCACCCCTCCGCTGGCCACTCTGTCCGACAGCACGAAGTTCAGCTTCTCCGGGCTGATGCGCAGCGTGCAGGTCTTGGCCAGCTTGGCGATCATGGCACTGACCCCTGCGGGGAGCGAGGGCGCAGGGCAGCTGCTTCAGGACGCTGGTGCAAGGGGCCTGGTGCGGCGCCCCGGGAGCACGTGGTGCCGTGCGGGGGGACAGGGACGGGGAcagggacggggacggggacggggaggggACGGGGCAGGGACGAGacggaggaggaagggaggggacgggacggggacagggagggggacggggaggggggcggggacgggACAGGGACGCGGACGGGGCGGGGACGGGATGGGGacggggcggggacggggacagggagggggcgggacagggagagggagggggcgggacagggagggggacggggcggggatggggacggggcgggggggacggggaTGGAGACggacaaggaggggaggggacgggatGGGACGGGacgggggacagggagggggacggggcggggacggggcggggacggggcggggacggggcggcggcgcggccctCACTGTCATGCTGGGCCACAGGGCTGCAGGCCGGGCCGGGCGAGCCCAGGGCCCCCACCCACGCTCGTCTGACCCAAGGCAACT includes these proteins:
- the HUS1 gene encoding checkpoint protein HUS1 isoform X4, encoding MKFRAKIVDAACLNHFTRVSAMIAKLAKTCTLRISPEKLNFVLSDRVASGGVSMWCELEQENFFSEFQMEGISAENNAIYLDLTAENLSRALKTAQNARALKIKLTNKHFPCLTVSIELLSVSSSSRVVTHDIPVKVIPRKLWKDLQEPTIPDSDVSIYLPVLKTMKSIVEKMKNISNHLIMEANLSGELNLKIETELVCITTHFKDLGNPPPGCASQWQRESSV